A genomic region of Pseudomonas sp. RSB 5.4 contains the following coding sequences:
- a CDS encoding HAAAP family serine/threonine permease: MTDVRTPAAENPAVDRTSKTEIAHKGWSKSDTTWMLGLYGTAIGAGTLFLPINAGVGGFWPLLILALLAFPMTFFAHRGLTRFVLSGRSGDITEVVEEHFGIGAGKLITLLYFFAIFPILLVYSVALTNTLSSFLEHQLHITPPPRAILSLALILGLMAIVRCGQNVIVKAMSVLVYPFVAALLLLGLSLIPNWNGAFFASAKEAMPLSTFLKTMWLAIPVMVFSFNHSPIISAFAVDQKQRYGAEAERKSSGILAMAHGMMVVTVMFFCFSCVLALSPADLAAAKAQNISILSYLANHFQTPVIAYAAPLIALVAITKSFLGHYIGASEGFQGMIVKSLRGRGKVMSASWLNRATALFMILSCWAVATFNPSILGMIETLGGPVIACLLFLMPMYAIRRVPALRQYSGQASNVFVVLIGLIALSAIIYSVLP; encoded by the coding sequence ATGACCGATGTACGTACACCTGCTGCCGAAAATCCCGCTGTAGATCGCACAAGCAAAACCGAAATTGCCCACAAGGGCTGGAGCAAATCCGACACCACCTGGATGCTCGGTCTGTACGGCACCGCCATCGGTGCCGGCACCTTGTTCCTGCCGATCAATGCCGGTGTCGGCGGTTTCTGGCCGTTGCTGATTCTGGCGCTACTGGCGTTCCCGATGACTTTCTTCGCCCACCGCGGCCTGACCCGCTTCGTGCTGTCCGGGCGTTCGGGCGACATCACCGAAGTCGTCGAAGAACACTTCGGCATCGGTGCCGGCAAGCTGATCACCCTGCTGTACTTCTTCGCGATCTTCCCGATTCTGCTGGTGTACAGCGTGGCGCTGACCAACACCCTGAGCAGTTTTCTCGAACACCAATTGCACATCACCCCGCCACCCCGGGCGATCCTGTCGCTGGCGCTGATCCTCGGCCTGATGGCCATCGTGCGTTGCGGGCAGAACGTGATCGTCAAAGCCATGAGCGTGCTGGTCTATCCGTTCGTCGCCGCGCTGCTGTTGCTCGGCCTCAGCCTGATCCCGAATTGGAACGGTGCGTTCTTCGCCAGTGCCAAGGAGGCGATGCCGCTGTCGACGTTCCTCAAGACGATGTGGCTCGCGATCCCGGTGATGGTGTTCTCGTTCAACCACTCGCCAATCATCTCTGCGTTCGCGGTTGACCAGAAGCAACGCTACGGCGCCGAGGCCGAACGCAAAAGCAGCGGTATCCTCGCCATGGCCCACGGGATGATGGTGGTGACGGTGATGTTCTTCTGCTTCAGCTGCGTGCTGGCGCTGTCGCCGGCGGATCTGGCAGCGGCGAAGGCGCAGAACATTTCGATCCTGTCGTACCTGGCCAACCACTTCCAGACCCCGGTCATCGCTTACGCCGCGCCGCTGATCGCGCTGGTGGCGATCACCAAATCCTTCCTCGGCCACTACATCGGCGCCAGCGAAGGCTTTCAGGGCATGATCGTCAAGAGCCTACGCGGTCGTGGCAAGGTGATGTCGGCGAGCTGGCTGAACCGTGCGACCGCGCTGTTCATGATCCTCAGTTGCTGGGCCGTTGCGACCTTCAACCCGAGCATTCTGGGCATGATCGAAACCCTCGGCGGACCGGTGATTGCCTGCCTGTTGTTCCTGATGCCGATGTACGCCATCCGCCGCGTGCCAGCCTTGCGCCAGTATTCGGGTCAGGCGTCCAACGTGTTCGTGGTGCTGATCGGCCTGATTGCACTGTCGGCGATCATCTATTCGGTTCTGCCCTGA
- a CDS encoding L-serine ammonia-lyase, whose product MAISVFDLFKVGIGPSSSHTVGPMRAAATFAQALIDQRLLNDVRRVEIRLYGSLSATGVGHATDRATVMGLMGEWPDSIDPATIDPRIQQLRETGLLSLAGHREISFNWQRDLLLLDESLPYHPNAMSLTAFGESAELFTQTYYSIGGGFIIEAAEAESGVAPAGDVVLPYDFSSAAELLSLCKQHNLRVSELMMANERAWRSDAEIRNGLLHIWSVMRECVEQGLRHEGILPGGLNVPRRAAKLHRSLLEIGKPNVISSTLSAMEWVNLFALAVNEENAAGGRMVTAPTNGAAGIIPAVLHYYMKFNPDASDDDVVAFFMGAAAVGILCKKNASISGAEVGCQGEVGSACAMAAAGLAEVLGATPEQLENAAEIGLEHNLGLTCDPVGGLVQVPCIERNAIAAVKAINATQMALRGDGKHFISLDRVIRTMRDTGADMHDKYKETSRGGLAVSWVEC is encoded by the coding sequence ATGGCTATCAGTGTTTTCGATCTATTCAAAGTCGGCATCGGTCCGTCCAGTTCCCACACCGTCGGCCCGATGCGCGCCGCCGCAACCTTCGCCCAGGCGCTGATCGACCAACGGTTGCTCAACGATGTGCGTCGCGTGGAAATCCGCTTGTACGGTTCGCTGTCGGCCACCGGTGTCGGCCACGCCACCGACCGCGCCACGGTCATGGGCCTGATGGGCGAATGGCCGGACAGCATCGATCCGGCGACCATCGACCCACGCATCCAGCAACTGCGCGAAACTGGTCTGCTGTCTCTGGCCGGTCACAGAGAAATTTCCTTCAACTGGCAGCGCGATCTCCTGCTGCTGGACGAAAGCCTGCCCTACCACCCCAACGCCATGTCGCTGACAGCCTTCGGCGAAAGCGCCGAGCTGTTCACGCAGACGTACTACTCGATTGGCGGCGGTTTCATCATCGAAGCCGCGGAAGCCGAGTCCGGTGTGGCACCGGCCGGCGACGTGGTGCTGCCGTACGATTTTTCCAGCGCGGCCGAACTGCTGAGCCTGTGCAAGCAGCACAACTTGCGCGTGTCGGAACTGATGATGGCCAACGAACGGGCCTGGCGCAGCGACGCTGAAATCCGTAACGGCCTGCTGCACATCTGGTCGGTGATGCGCGAGTGTGTCGAGCAAGGCCTGCGTCACGAAGGCATTCTGCCCGGTGGGCTGAACGTGCCGCGCCGCGCCGCGAAATTGCACCGCAGCCTGCTGGAAATCGGCAAGCCTAACGTGATCAGTTCGACGCTGTCGGCGATGGAGTGGGTCAACCTGTTCGCCCTCGCCGTCAACGAAGAGAACGCCGCCGGCGGACGCATGGTCACCGCGCCGACCAATGGCGCGGCCGGGATCATTCCGGCGGTGCTGCACTACTACATGAAATTCAATCCGGACGCGTCTGACGATGATGTGGTCGCTTTCTTCATGGGCGCCGCCGCCGTCGGCATTCTGTGTAAGAAAAATGCCTCGATCTCCGGCGCCGAAGTCGGCTGTCAGGGCGAAGTCGGTTCGGCCTGCGCCATGGCCGCAGCGGGCCTCGCTGAAGTGCTCGGCGCGACCCCGGAGCAACTGGAAAACGCCGCCGAAATCGGCCTGGAACACAATCTCGGCCTGACCTGCGACCCGGTCGGCGGCCTGGTGCAGGTGCCGTGCATCGAGCGCAACGCCATCGCCGCCGTGAAGGCGATCAACGCCACACAAATGGCCCTGCGCGGCGACGGCAAACACTTCATTTCTCTCGACCGGGTGATCCGCACCATGCGTGATACCGGCGCCGACATGCACGACAAATACAAAGAGACTTCACGGGGCGGCCTGGCCGTGAGCTGGGTGGAATGCTGA
- a CDS encoding LysR substrate-binding domain-containing protein, with protein sequence MSRQLHAQTYVWLQVFSCAARHLSFTRCAEELHITPGAVSQQIRQLEERLGFRLFHRRARGVELSAEGQRLAITVNEAYGSIDAELRRLDAGMISGILRVRSIPSFLSKWLTPRLPRLQQRYPDIQLRLVAEDSSVPLHEGDFDLAIDLNDGSYPGLLSTALLDEQIFPVCAPSLLRGRPPLHGPVDLVHFPLLHDITAWRGSYEYAEWEFYLNAIGFEGADVRRGHTFNRNHLTIEAAIAGMGVAIARRTLLNDELERGTLIVPFGLSVPNHKRYVLLYAPGALSHPGVRAVHDWLVEEAGIFRSLHPLNDGQL encoded by the coding sequence ATGAGTCGTCAATTGCATGCCCAGACCTACGTCTGGCTGCAGGTGTTTTCCTGTGCCGCGCGGCACCTGTCGTTCACCCGTTGTGCGGAAGAGCTGCACATCACTCCGGGGGCGGTCAGCCAGCAGATTCGCCAATTGGAAGAGCGTCTGGGTTTTCGCCTTTTCCATCGACGAGCGCGGGGTGTCGAGTTGAGTGCGGAAGGCCAGCGACTGGCCATCACGGTCAACGAGGCCTATGGCAGCATCGATGCTGAATTGCGCCGTCTGGATGCCGGGATGATCAGCGGGATTCTGCGGGTGCGTTCGATTCCATCGTTCCTCAGCAAATGGCTGACCCCGCGTTTGCCGCGTCTGCAACAGCGCTATCCGGACATCCAATTGCGCCTGGTGGCCGAGGACAGCAGCGTGCCGTTGCATGAGGGCGATTTTGATCTGGCGATTGACCTGAATGACGGCAGCTATCCGGGGCTGTTATCCACAGCCTTGCTCGACGAACAGATTTTCCCGGTGTGCGCGCCGAGCCTGTTGCGTGGACGTCCGCCGCTGCATGGGCCGGTGGACCTGGTGCATTTTCCGTTGTTGCACGACATCACCGCGTGGCGCGGCAGTTATGAATATGCGGAATGGGAGTTCTATCTGAATGCGATTGGCTTCGAGGGCGCCGACGTGCGGCGTGGGCACACGTTCAATCGCAATCATTTGACGATCGAAGCGGCGATCGCCGGTATGGGTGTGGCAATTGCCCGGCGCACGCTGCTCAACGATGAGCTGGAGCGTGGGACGCTGATTGTGCCGTTCGGCCTGTCGGTGCCCAACCACAAACGCTACGTGCTGCTGTATGCGCCGGGGGCGTTGAGCCATCCGGGCGTGCGCGCGGTGCATGACTGGCTGGTGGAGGAGGCGGGGATTTTCCGCAGCTTGCACCCGTTGAATGACGGGCAATTGTGA
- a CDS encoding HPF/RaiA family ribosome-associated protein produces the protein MQIQVNSDNHIQSSKRLEEWVRTTIESTLDRYEEDLTRVEVHLSDENGDKPGPHDLRCQLEARPKGHQPISVTHKADSLEQAIDGAAEKLEHALEHLFGKLRGKPRAAIVPFSKANDALLEEEFLENEQAAINS, from the coding sequence ATGCAAATCCAAGTCAACAGCGATAACCATATTCAAAGCAGTAAACGACTGGAGGAGTGGGTACGTACAACTATTGAGAGCACGCTCGACCGTTATGAAGAAGACCTGACCCGTGTCGAAGTCCACCTGAGCGACGAGAACGGCGACAAACCAGGTCCCCATGACTTGCGCTGCCAACTGGAAGCGCGGCCAAAAGGCCATCAACCGATTTCCGTCACCCATAAGGCCGATTCGCTGGAACAGGCGATCGACGGTGCAGCCGAAAAACTGGAACACGCGCTGGAGCACCTGTTTGGCAAACTGCGAGGCAAACCCCGCGCCGCCATCGTGCCATTCAGCAAGGCGAATGACGCATTGCTGGAAGAAGAGTTTCTGGAGAACGAACAGGCAGCGATCAACAGTTGA
- the fecA gene encoding TonB-dependent Fe(3+) dicitrate receptor FecA has product MHPTRLTPLARSLRNLVLGASLSFSALPVMAAETKVYHIAPSSLENALNQFGREAGVLISFGSQITSGVQSRGLEGSYSAEQGLDALLEGTGLQARAEGNNAFSLQPVGDTALELDTSKVVGDWLGDAAQVNVFEHPGARDVIRREDFERQGATQARDVLNRIPGVNAPENNGTGSHDMALNFGIRGLNPRLAARSTVLMDGIPVPFAPYGQPQLSFAPISMGNMDAVDVVRGGGAVRYGPQNVGGVVNFVTRAIPDAPTVKGGFQTETSPSSSHDGFKTSANLLAGGTNENGLGGALLYSGTRGGDWREHSDSEIDDLILKGKYQLDEANSFNAMAQYYEGKADMPGGLSVADYDADPYQSTRLKDQFWGRRTMFNFGYRYQEDRREFTANTFFTKTLRSGYLDQGSFLSLSPREYWVRGFETRFAQGFDLGPTSHEVGVGYRYINEAGHELRYRTPISSNQYPTTDSRNDRDTRGGTEANAFFVDDRIDIGKWTITPGMRYEMIESQQTNNLTDVKYKGDYNTALPALNVLYHLSDSWNLYANTEGSFGSVQYSQMPNRVSSGEVKPEKARTWELGTRYDNGALRAEIGAFLINFDNQYESNQTNDSVIARGETRHQGIETSVNYALDDLSPALAGFDVYATYAYVDATIREDGPNKGNRVPFSSKHKGTIGVGYTEGPWKLNVDSSFQSNQFADNANTSKESADGSTGKIPGYMLFSSRAGYDFGPQLSDLNVAVGVKNIFNTQYFTRSFDDNNKGKYVGEPRTVYVQTSVAF; this is encoded by the coding sequence ATGCACCCCACTCGCCTCACGCCGCTGGCCCGCAGTCTGCGCAACCTCGTACTGGGCGCCAGCCTGAGCTTCAGCGCCCTGCCGGTCATGGCTGCCGAAACCAAGGTTTACCACATCGCCCCGTCGTCACTGGAAAACGCCCTCAACCAGTTTGGTCGTGAAGCCGGCGTGCTGATTTCCTTCGGCTCGCAGATCACCAGCGGCGTGCAAAGCCGTGGCCTCGAAGGCAGCTACAGCGCCGAACAAGGTCTCGATGCGCTGCTCGAAGGCACCGGCCTGCAAGCCCGCGCCGAGGGCAACAATGCCTTCAGCCTGCAACCGGTCGGCGACACAGCGCTGGAGCTGGACACCTCGAAAGTCGTCGGCGACTGGCTCGGCGATGCGGCGCAGGTCAACGTCTTCGAGCATCCGGGCGCCCGCGATGTGATCCGCCGCGAAGACTTCGAACGTCAGGGTGCGACCCAGGCCCGCGATGTGCTCAACCGCATCCCCGGGGTCAACGCTCCGGAAAACAACGGCACCGGCAGCCACGACATGGCGCTGAACTTCGGCATTCGCGGCCTCAATCCGCGCCTGGCCGCGCGCTCGACCGTACTGATGGACGGCATTCCCGTACCGTTCGCACCGTACGGTCAGCCGCAGTTATCGTTTGCGCCGATCAGCATGGGCAACATGGATGCCGTGGACGTGGTGCGTGGCGGCGGCGCCGTGCGTTACGGCCCGCAGAACGTCGGTGGCGTGGTCAACTTCGTGACCCGCGCCATTCCCGACGCGCCGACGGTCAAGGGTGGTTTCCAGACGGAAACCAGCCCGTCGTCGAGTCACGATGGCTTCAAGACCAGCGCCAACCTGCTGGCCGGCGGCACCAACGAAAATGGTCTGGGCGGCGCGCTGCTGTACTCCGGCACCCGTGGCGGCGACTGGCGTGAACACAGCGACAGCGAAATCGACGACCTGATCCTCAAGGGCAAATACCAACTCGACGAGGCCAACAGCTTCAACGCCATGGCCCAGTATTACGAAGGCAAGGCCGATATGCCCGGCGGCCTCAGCGTTGCCGATTACGACGCCGATCCGTATCAGTCGACACGCCTGAAAGATCAGTTCTGGGGCCGTCGGACGATGTTCAACTTCGGCTATCGCTATCAGGAAGATCGCCGCGAATTCACCGCCAACACTTTCTTCACCAAAACCCTGCGCAGCGGTTATCTGGATCAGGGCTCGTTCCTCTCGCTGTCGCCGCGCGAGTATTGGGTGCGCGGTTTCGAAACCCGTTTCGCCCAAGGCTTCGACCTCGGCCCGACCAGCCACGAAGTCGGCGTCGGCTACCGCTACATCAACGAGGCCGGCCACGAATTGCGCTATCGCACGCCGATCAGCAGCAACCAATACCCGACCACCGACAGCCGCAACGACCGCGATACCCGCGGCGGCACCGAAGCCAATGCGTTCTTCGTCGACGATCGCATCGACATCGGCAAATGGACCATCACCCCGGGCATGCGCTACGAGATGATCGAGTCGCAGCAGACCAACAACCTGACCGACGTCAAATACAAGGGCGACTACAACACCGCGCTGCCAGCGCTGAACGTGCTGTATCACCTGAGCGACAGCTGGAATCTGTACGCCAACACCGAAGGTTCATTCGGCAGCGTGCAGTACAGTCAGATGCCCAACCGCGTGAGCAGCGGCGAAGTGAAACCGGAGAAGGCGCGCACCTGGGAACTCGGCACCCGTTATGACAACGGCGCACTGCGCGCGGAGATCGGTGCGTTCCTGATCAACTTCGACAACCAGTACGAAAGCAACCAGACCAACGACTCGGTGATCGCCCGTGGCGAGACCCGTCATCAGGGCATCGAGACCAGCGTCAACTACGCGCTGGATGACTTGAGCCCGGCACTGGCCGGATTCGATGTGTACGCCACTTACGCTTATGTTGATGCGACCATCCGCGAAGACGGACCGAACAAGGGCAATCGCGTGCCGTTCTCCTCGAAACACAAAGGCACGATAGGCGTCGGTTACACCGAAGGGCCGTGGAAGCTCAACGTCGACAGCAGCTTCCAGAGCAACCAGTTCGCCGACAACGCCAACACCTCGAAAGAAAGCGCCGACGGCAGCACCGGCAAGATCCCCGGCTACATGCTGTTCAGCAGCCGCGCCGGTTACGACTTCGGCCCGCAGTTGTCGGATCTGAACGTGGCGGTGGGGGTGAAGAACATCTTCAACACCCAGTACTTCACCCGCTCGTTCGATGACAACAACAAGGGCAAGTACGTGGGTGAACCGCGTACGGTATATGTACAAACGTCTGTGGCTTTCTAA
- a CDS encoding DUF4880 domain-containing protein, whose amino-acid sequence MNRVPDFSAQVAEQAVHWLMEMQQGTLSPRQQQAWQHWLDAHSEHRRAWEHMQRVNQRLRGVASPLAHAALNGPKSSSRRQTLKLLLLLGAGSAVTWGMREHNPLPTLLADYRSPVGERRKVTLGAGSHLQLNTASAADVDSTQRLIRLLEGEILLSTVQAFEVRTAQGLLKTAAARLNVRQFADRTQVALFEGQVELTRPGREPMWLPVARQLSFSATSVSAAQPLDANSGAWADGMLIAAHMRLGDFLEELGRYRRGQLHCAAKVADLLISGTYPLDDSERILDLLQISLPVTVRRFTRYWVSVEARV is encoded by the coding sequence GTGAACCGCGTTCCGGATTTTTCTGCGCAAGTGGCCGAACAGGCCGTGCACTGGCTGATGGAAATGCAGCAAGGCACGCTCTCCCCGCGTCAGCAACAGGCCTGGCAACACTGGCTGGACGCCCACAGCGAACATCGTCGGGCGTGGGAGCACATGCAGCGGGTCAACCAGCGCTTGCGCGGTGTGGCTTCGCCATTGGCGCATGCCGCGTTGAACGGGCCGAAGTCTTCCAGTCGACGTCAGACCCTCAAGTTGCTGCTGCTTCTGGGTGCCGGTTCCGCCGTCACCTGGGGCATGCGTGAGCACAATCCGCTGCCGACGCTGCTCGCCGATTACCGCAGCCCGGTGGGGGAGCGCCGCAAAGTTACGCTGGGTGCGGGCAGTCATTTGCAGCTCAACACCGCGAGCGCAGCGGACGTGGACAGCACGCAACGGCTGATTCGTCTGCTGGAAGGCGAGATTCTGCTCAGCACCGTACAAGCGTTCGAAGTGCGCACGGCACAAGGGCTGTTGAAAACCGCTGCTGCCCGGCTCAACGTCCGGCAATTTGCCGATCGCACGCAGGTGGCGCTATTCGAAGGCCAGGTCGAATTGACCCGCCCCGGGCGCGAGCCGATGTGGTTGCCCGTTGCCCGTCAGCTGAGTTTCAGCGCCACCTCGGTCAGCGCAGCCCAGCCACTGGACGCCAACAGCGGCGCCTGGGCCGACGGCATGCTGATCGCCGCGCACATGCGCCTGGGCGACTTCCTTGAAGAGCTCGGCCGCTACCGTCGCGGCCAGTTGCATTGCGCTGCGAAAGTGGCCGACCTGCTGATCTCCGGGACTTATCCACTGGACGACAGCGAACGGATTCTTGATCTGCTGCAAATCAGTCTGCCGGTGACCGTGCGGCGCTTTACCCGCTATTGGGTCAGCGTCGAGGCGCGGGTTTAA
- a CDS encoding sigma-70 family RNA polymerase sigma factor, which translates to MPSAHPVESLYQDHHSWLTGWLRRKLGCPDSAADLAQDTFIRVLSAREPAVIIEPRAFLTTLAKRVLFNHYRRQDLERAYLDTLAQMPEMLAPSEEDKAIILQTLIELDQLLDGLPRPVKRAFLLAQVDGLTYPQIAAELGISVATVKRHLQKAALRCYFAL; encoded by the coding sequence TTGCCGTCCGCCCATCCCGTCGAATCGCTCTACCAAGACCACCACAGCTGGCTCACCGGCTGGTTGCGGCGCAAACTCGGCTGCCCGGACAGCGCAGCGGATCTGGCGCAAGACACGTTCATTCGCGTGCTCAGCGCCCGCGAACCCGCGGTGATCATCGAACCGCGCGCCTTTCTCACCACCCTCGCCAAACGCGTGCTGTTCAATCATTACCGTCGTCAGGATCTGGAACGCGCCTACCTCGACACCCTGGCGCAGATGCCGGAAATGCTCGCGCCATCGGAAGAAGACAAAGCGATCATCCTGCAAACCCTGATTGAGCTGGACCAATTGCTCGATGGTTTGCCGCGACCGGTCAAACGCGCGTTTTTGTTGGCGCAGGTCGATGGCCTGACCTATCCGCAGATTGCCGCCGAGCTGGGCATCTCGGTGGCCACCGTCAAACGTCACCTGCAAAAAGCCGCCCTGCGCTGCTACTTCGCCCTGTGA
- a CDS encoding DUF3649 domain-containing protein yields the protein MKGKLASLPMSYRLAVTSRVLAAVFGGYLVAALASVALTMWLPLSRAEAVVTGMTISFLVYLVAVLWCFACRTAWSAWVGLLVPSVILATVSGAARGLGFA from the coding sequence ATGAAAGGCAAACTCGCCTCACTTCCCATGTCTTATCGTCTGGCCGTCACCTCGCGGGTGCTGGCGGCGGTGTTCGGCGGCTATCTGGTCGCGGCGCTGGCCAGCGTGGCTCTGACGATGTGGTTGCCGTTGAGCCGCGCCGAAGCTGTAGTGACGGGCATGACCATTTCCTTTCTGGTCTATCTGGTTGCGGTGCTGTGGTGTTTCGCTTGTCGCACGGCATGGTCGGCGTGGGTCGGATTGCTGGTGCCGAGCGTGATTCTGGCGACGGTGTCCGGGGCCGCACGGGGCTTGGGCTTCGCATGA
- a CDS encoding PepSY-associated TM helix domain-containing protein: MKEGFRQSMAWLHTWTGLVFGWLLFAIFLTGTLAYFKDETTHWMQPEIPLRPLNAEASLTLAQNYLQQRAPNASRWRIGLPSAREPGLSVSWQDTPASPGKRGKFTEKTLDAQTGAEVEPRESMGGEFFYRFHFQLQMPYPWGRWLATSAAMVMFIALITGIITHKKIFKDFFTFRPRKGQRTWLDGHNAVGVLVLPFHLMITYSSLVIFMAMVMPASILATYGNNLGAFYDEVFPETPLPERAGQPATLPPMAALMTRASEHWVGGHATRVTVTNPGDANASVQFSRASSDKITYEYGSDVTFNGVTGQLLGATADKPLPMAIAGSFYGLHIGRFAGPVLRWLYFLCGLAATAMIGTGLVIWLGKRQLKHAKSGVMPFELRLVEVLNIASMAGLVNAVAVFFWSNRLLPSSLDGRADWEVNAFFIAWGLSVVHALLRPGRKAWVEQLVLAALLFVTVPLLNALTTSHHLGVTLAQGDWALAGFDLTCLGAGLFLTWAAWKMQRAGHSVRVKKTPRERARPITLEQGTN, translated from the coding sequence ATGAAAGAGGGCTTTCGCCAGTCGATGGCCTGGCTGCACACCTGGACGGGACTGGTGTTCGGCTGGCTGCTGTTTGCGATTTTCCTGACCGGGACACTGGCCTATTTCAAGGACGAAACCACGCACTGGATGCAGCCGGAAATCCCTTTGCGCCCGCTCAACGCCGAAGCGAGCCTGACGCTGGCGCAAAACTATCTGCAACAACGGGCGCCGAATGCTTCACGCTGGCGGATCGGCCTGCCCAGCGCCCGCGAACCCGGCCTTTCCGTCAGTTGGCAAGACACTCCGGCCAGCCCTGGCAAGCGCGGCAAGTTCACTGAAAAGACGCTCGACGCGCAAACCGGAGCCGAAGTAGAACCCCGGGAAAGCATGGGCGGCGAATTCTTCTACCGTTTCCATTTCCAGCTGCAAATGCCCTATCCGTGGGGCCGCTGGCTGGCGACCAGTGCGGCGATGGTGATGTTCATCGCGTTGATCACTGGCATCATCACCCACAAGAAAATCTTCAAGGATTTCTTCACCTTCCGCCCACGCAAGGGCCAGCGCACTTGGCTCGACGGCCACAACGCCGTGGGTGTGCTGGTTTTGCCGTTCCACCTGATGATCACCTACAGCAGCCTGGTGATTTTCATGGCGATGGTTATGCCGGCGAGCATTCTGGCGACTTACGGCAACAACCTCGGTGCGTTCTACGATGAAGTATTTCCTGAAACGCCGCTGCCGGAGCGCGCCGGCCAGCCAGCGACATTGCCGCCGATGGCTGCGCTAATGACGCGCGCCAGTGAGCACTGGGTCGGCGGCCACGCGACACGGGTGACGGTCACTAACCCCGGCGATGCCAATGCCTCTGTGCAGTTTTCCCGTGCCAGTTCCGACAAGATCACCTACGAGTACGGTAGCGATGTGACCTTCAATGGCGTGACCGGGCAGTTGCTCGGCGCCACAGCGGACAAGCCGCTGCCGATGGCGATTGCCGGGAGTTTTTACGGTTTGCACATCGGCCGGTTCGCCGGTCCGGTACTGCGCTGGCTGTACTTCCTCTGCGGCCTGGCCGCTACGGCGATGATCGGCACCGGGCTGGTGATCTGGCTCGGCAAGCGTCAGCTCAAGCACGCAAAAAGTGGCGTGATGCCGTTCGAGTTACGGCTGGTCGAAGTGCTGAACATTGCCAGCATGGCGGGATTGGTCAACGCGGTTGCGGTGTTCTTCTGGAGCAATCGTCTGTTGCCGTCGAGTCTCGATGGGCGGGCCGATTGGGAGGTGAACGCCTTCTTCATCGCCTGGGGCTTGAGCGTGGTGCACGCACTGCTCAGGCCTGGGCGCAAGGCTTGGGTCGAACAACTGGTGCTGGCAGCGCTGCTGTTCGTCACGGTGCCGTTGCTCAATGCGTTGACCACTTCGCATCACCTCGGCGTCACGCTGGCACAAGGTGACTGGGCGCTGGCCGGTTTCGACCTGACCTGTCTCGGCGCCGGTCTGTTTTTGACGTGGGCCGCCTGGAAGATGCAGCGCGCCGGGCATAGTGTGCGAGTGAAAAAAACGCCCCGCGAAAGGGCGCGGCCAATCACGCTCGAGCAGGGGACGAACTGA
- a CDS encoding DUF3325 domain-containing protein — MLLALLLCYAGFTALCLSMPRHHDELLGRKPSARRGRGLKLFGWLMLGLSLWATVAANGWGLGLVDWFAVLMCSALALVLLMPYRPKLALVLAALSLLASPVAAWAQC, encoded by the coding sequence ATGCTGCTGGCGTTGCTGCTGTGCTATGCCGGATTCACCGCGTTGTGCCTGTCGATGCCACGGCATCACGACGAACTGCTGGGGCGCAAACCTTCAGCCCGGCGTGGTCGGGGTCTGAAACTCTTCGGTTGGCTCATGCTGGGCCTGTCACTCTGGGCCACCGTGGCTGCCAACGGGTGGGGCTTGGGTCTGGTCGACTGGTTCGCGGTGCTGATGTGCAGTGCGCTGGCGTTGGTACTGCTGATGCCGTATCGACCGAAACTGGCCTTGGTGCTGGCCGCTTTGAGTCTGCTGGCAAGCCCGGTCGCCGCCTGGGCGCAGTGCTGA
- a CDS encoding RNA polymerase sigma factor — protein sequence MLIGHPPESRDDEPHGARAHFLQVFLSQRSQMEALVNRRVGCRATAADLVQDLFLRFWRRPLVQVEELSTYLLRCAGNIAIDHLRSEGTRVRVNEGWQPDAPDSHGSEPQAALEAGNDLRHVEAALRALPERTRQIFLLNRIHGRKYADIAKAMGLSQSAVEKHMMRALEACKASLREPAPRLPGKAP from the coding sequence ATGTTGATCGGTCATCCTCCGGAATCCCGCGACGACGAGCCACACGGCGCGCGTGCGCATTTTCTCCAGGTGTTCCTGTCGCAGCGCTCGCAGATGGAAGCGCTGGTGAACCGGCGCGTCGGCTGCCGGGCCACGGCGGCAGATCTGGTGCAGGATCTGTTCCTGCGTTTCTGGCGTCGGCCACTGGTGCAGGTCGAAGAGCTCAGTACCTATCTTTTGCGTTGCGCCGGCAACATCGCCATCGATCATTTGCGCAGCGAAGGTACGCGGGTGCGGGTCAATGAGGGCTGGCAACCGGACGCGCCGGACAGCCACGGCAGTGAACCGCAAGCTGCGCTCGAAGCAGGCAATGATCTGCGCCATGTCGAAGCGGCGTTGCGCGCCTTGCCCGAACGCACTCGGCAGATCTTTTTGCTCAATCGCATCCACGGTCGCAAGTACGCGGACATCGCCAAGGCCATGGGCTTGTCCCAAAGCGCCGTGGAAAAACATATGATGCGCGCCCTCGAGGCCTGCAAGGCCAGCCTGCGCGAACCCGCGCCACGTTTGCCAGGGAAAGCACCGTGA